In Montipora foliosa isolate CH-2021 chromosome 9, ASM3666993v2, whole genome shotgun sequence, the DNA window CTATTCCGAGCGCCCGCCTGTACTACCGTGTGCAGCACACTACAGGTCCAGTGCAAGAGCTTATGAAGAGTTGCCTATCCATGCGTGAAGACGAAGGATACAAAGAAGCCAGGAAGCTACTAAAGGAACGATACGGGCAGAATTACAAGATTGCCGCCGCGCACGTCAAACGGCCTGTAGACGGTCCCGTAATAAAAGCTGACGATGGGTCAGCGCTTCAGCAGTTTTCCATCCAACTCACTAGTTGCGTCAACACGCTCAGGGAGATTGGCTACATAAGCAAGCTGGACAGCCAAGATAACCTTAAGAAAATCATAGACAGGCTTCCATACTCATTCAGGGTCAAGTGGCGCGACACAGTACACAAAGTCGTAGAGACTGAAGCACGAGACGTTACCGTAGCTGACATAATGAAGTTTGTCATCGCCAGGGCTAGAGCAGCCTCCCATCCAGTGTTCGGTAGAGTTGCAATAGAGACCAAACCCAAGCAGTCTCTCCCACCAAAgggtctaaaaaaaaaaacccaaggcTGACGGATTCTCTAGTCAAGGCAAAGCTGATGACTCGTCAAAGACAACAAATGAAATTACGAGCGAGAAACCCGAGTGCCCTTTGTGTAAGGCCGCGCATTGGTTGCCTCGCTGTGAAAAATTTCGAAAGCAATCCCTTGATGAAAGGACAAAGTTCATTCAAGATAAAAAACTGTGTATAAACTGCCTCTCTCCTGGTCATTTCGTTCGCTTGTGTAAAAGTCAAAGCTTCTGCAAGGTTAAAGGATGCACCTCAAAGCACTCGTCTTTCCTTCACCCAATCAACAACGAGAATCAATTAAACGCTCAATCTCCTGACGTCGGTGGGGTGCTTTCTACCACCATGCAGCCAGCAGGTGCGGACGCACAGTCTATGGGTGACACAAATTTAGCCAACAACAGCTATGTGAAGTCAAGCTTTTCTTCTAGCTTTACTGCGACTGGGCTGGCAATCGTTCCTGTTTACGTGCAAGCAAAGGGAGGACAACCGGTTGTCGAAACGTACGCCTTTCTGGATTCTGGTAGCAACACTTCCTTTTGTACAGAAAGCCTTCTAGAGAAATTCAATATCaagggaaagaaaacaaagcttACTCTAACGACCTTGAAGGGCGAAGAAGACCCGGTCGAGTGTTCCCTAGTGAGCTTGCAGATATCTGATCTCAACCAACAAAACATCGTTGAGCTGCCTGAAGTTTACTCAAGATCTAGGCTACCCATCCCAGTGGATGCTATTGCAGACCAACATGACGTGAACCGCTGGCCCTACCTGAAGGGTGTAACTATTCCAAACATTGAAGCTGAGATTGGGCTGCTCATTGGAAGTGATGTTCCCCAAGCGCTACAGCCAAGGGAGTTCAGACCGAGCGAGAACGGCGGTCCCTTCGCTACAAGAACCGTGTTAGGCTGGGTGCTAAACGGCCCGTTAGGGAGAATCGCCCCTAAGTCCTCGATTGCGAATTTCGCCCAGGTAGAAAAGACCCTCGACCAGCAGTTTAGAGACTACTGCAACCTGGAATTCAACGATACGGTCTACGAAACCAAAATGATGTCTCAAAACGATCGAAGGGCCCTAGATATTATAGAGAAAACGGTGAAACTAGAAAATGGCCATTACGAAATTGCACTGCCTTGGAAAACATATCCCCCGAATCTTCAAAACAACAGGACCATTGCTGAACGCCGCTTAGAACTATTGCGCAAACGATTAAGAAAGGAGCCAGTAGTGCACAAAAAATACAAGGAATTTATGCATGACCTACTGAGCAAGGATTACGCAAGGAAAATTGAAAGTCAAGAAATAGGACCTCTTGGCGCTCTCTGGTATCTGCCACATCATCCGGTATTCAATCCTCAAAAGCCTGAAAAGATTAGAGTGGTGTTCGATTGTTCTGCAAAGTACTGTGGTACTTCACTGAATGACCAGCTGTTACAGGGGCCGGATCTAACCAATTCTCTTGTGGGTGTCCTCTCAAGATTCAGGGAGGAGAAGATTGCACTTATGTCAGATGTCGAAGCAATGTTCCATCAAGTCCGAGTTCGACCTAGCGACTGTGATGCCCTTAGGTTTCTGTGGTGGCCTGATGGTAACTTAGATAGCCAACCAGAAGAGTATCAAATGAGAGTCCATCTATTTGGCGGAGCTTCCTCTCCCAGCTGCGCTAACTTTGCTCTGAAGAAAACAGCTGAAGAGAACAAGACAGACTTCGACGTTCAGACTGTTGAAACAGTAATGCGAAACGTCTACGTCGACGACTGCCTGAAGTCAGTTCCCACAGATCAAGAAGCTATTAATCTCGCGGACCAATTGCGCAAGCTGTTAGCAAGAGGCGGTTTCAATCTCACCAAATGGCTGTCGAATTCAAAGAAGGTACTTCAGTCGTTGCCAGAGTCTGAGAGAGCTGCACAAGTCAAGAGCCTAGATTTCGACAAGCTCCCCATTGAAAGGGCGTTAGGAGTTCAGTGGGACGTATCGTCTGATCACTTTGGTTTCACCATTGTTATCAAGGACAGACCAGCAACAAGGCGAGGCTTGCTGTCCATAATCAGTTCAATCTATGACCCGCTGGGGTTCGTGGCACCATTCACACTGAACGCAAAGCTAATCCTTCAAGATTTGAGCCACAAGAAGTTCAGTTGGGACGATCCGATACCTGAAGACTACTTGCGCCGTTGGCAGGCCTGGTTACAAGAACTTCCTAAACTCGAGGATCTGAAAGTCGACCGCTGCTTTAAGCCATTTAACTCTAAAGAGATTACCTCAAGCGAACTCCATCACTTTTCCGATGCATCACAGCAGGGTTTTGGCGCCGTTACCTACCTCAGAATCTCAGACCGAAGTGGTGCTGTTAAATGTACGTTCGTCATGGGCAAATCGAGGCTGGCACCCATTAAACCGGTCACAATTCCTCGCCTGGAATTGTCAGCAGCCGTCATTGCAACCAGACTGGATCGAATTTCTCGAAACGAGCTAACCTTGCCAGTAACCAAGTCTTCCTTCTGGACTGACAGTACCTGCGTTCTCCGGTACATTGAAAATCAAGACAAGCGGTTTCAAACCTTTGTTGCCAACCGTGTAGCAACAATACATGATGCTTCTTCTCCCTCCCAGTGGAAGTACGTAAACACACAAGATAATCCGGCAGATGATGCCTCCAGAGGCGTGCCAGCAGATTCCCTTCAACGCTGGATTAACGGCCCAGCCTTTCTTTCCTCACTTCCCGAAATGTGGCCTCACAGACCCCGAAATTAAGACAGACAAGAGTGTATACTTACTCAGTGCATCCACTCGCGATCCCGTCGCAGAAATCATCGAAAGATTCTCTTCCTGGTCGCGCCTTAAGAAAGTCGTTGCCTGGATAGTGCGATTCAAGAGTAACCTTCACAAGTTGATCAAGAGCAGAAAGTCTAAGGAATCTCCACAAATCAAGCCTTCAGGCAAGATCAGCCCCATTACCGTGACGGAGTTGCGTGAAGCAGAACATGCAATCCTTAATTACGTTCAGTATCAGTTGTTCGCGCAAGAGTACGAAGGATTAAAGAGCACAATTCCACCGAGCACCAGCAAACACAAGGTCCTCAAGTCAAGTAGCATTCACAAGCTCGACCCCGTCCTTATTCAAGGCCTTCTGCGCGTTGGTGGCCGTCTGAAACGTGCATCAATCGACACAGATGCCAAACACCCGATCATCCTACCAAAGGATCATCACGTGGCCAAACTGATCGTTCTTTACTATCACCACGTTTCTGGACACTCAGGTGTAGAGTACACCCTGTCCCTTATCCGTCAGAGATACTGGATAGTAATGCCAGAGCCGCTGTACGTAGAGTGCTACAAAAGTGTTTTACCTGCAGAAAAAACCAGTCCCCTACAGGTCGACAGAAGACAGCTTATCTGCCTGTAGATCGCGTGACGCCCTGTAAACCACCTTTCACCTTCACAGGTGTCGACTGCTTTGGTCCCTTTGAAGTTCGTCGTGGAAGATCCAAGGTCAAGAGATATGGCGTTATATTTACCTGTTTAGCTCTCCGAGCAGTTCACATCGAAGTCGTGAGCTCACTAGACAAAGAGTCCTTTATCAACGCCTTACGGAGATTTATTGCAAGAAGAGGCCTACCCGAAGAGATGCGTTCTGACAACGGAGGCAACTTTGTAAAGGGTGAGAAGGAGCTTCGAAATGCAATCAACTGTTGGAACCAGTCTCAGATCCACAACTATCTTCTTCAACGCACTGTCAAGTGGACCTTTAATCCTCCAGCTGGTTCCCATCACGGTGGAGTGTGGGAACGGTGTATCCGTACCGTGCGCAAGGTGTTAAAAGCTTTGACCAAAGAACAAGTGCTAGACGACGAAGGTCTAAGTACTCTGATGTGTGAAGTCGAGGCCATAGTAAACGGTAGGCCAATCACCAAACTCTCTGATGACCCACGTGACCTTGAACCACTGACTCCCAATCATCTGTTGCTGTTGCGAGCAGGTCCTGCTGTTCCACCTGGAATCTTTTCTAAGTACGGTTGTCACAACAAACGCCGCTGGCGTCAAGTACAGTACCTTGCTGACGTGTTTTGGCGACGTTGGGTGCGTGAGTATCTACCCTCTCTTCAGGAGCGGCAAAAATGGAACAAGCAGCAGAGAAACTTTGCAGTAGATGACATTGTGTTGGTACTCGACGACAACAAACCACGTAATTTTTGGCCACTCGGTCGGGTCCTGGAAGTGTATACTAACAGCAGAGATGGGTTAGTACGCTCTGTCAAGCTGAAGACCAGTACATCGGAGCTGGTTCGTCCAATCAACAAAATTGTCCTACTGGAGGCAGCTGAATTTCCAAGTAACAGTAACTAAGTATTCTAGTATGAACACTGAACTCTAAAAAAATCCATTGCAAATGGATTCAACTTTATTGGATATTATGTAATTGTTTATTAGCGATTAACTTTAGTTTTGTTAGTCTAGTCAACCTCATGTTTCAAAccattttttccttcttcttgtAAAGGCCATCTGCAGTATTGCCTTTAAGGGGCCGGAATGTTGGTTTAAAACGTGATGTTTTCtccgtcattttttttttacattatcGCTAGTACGTGTTTCGGTATTTCTTTAAGGATTATCACCTTCAGAGATAACGTTTAGTCACCGCTGTAATGGTTGCGAATTCCTTCCCCTAACACCCGCATAGGAAATGCGTAATGTTTTCTCGGTTGTCGCAGGCACGTTTTGCTAGTCATAAGTTTTAGTGTTTTCCACAGTAGTTCAGTTCTAGTGTAGACTTCGTACGGTCAACTCCTTCATCCACCTGGATTTTAGTTGTATCTACACTCGTGCTCATCGTCAAGTTCTCTATGGAGCTTTTAGTCAAGACTAGCATTGGTGCGTGTGCAAACCAAAGtaagttttattattttcttgattttagttttttccagtatttagtttcggtttaagtttaagttttgcTTGCCTTAGTCTATTAATATATTTGCTTTGGTATCTAGTTTTCAATCAGTTTTTTAATCGTTAGTACTCAGCATGGATTTATTGATCAATCTACACTGATGTGATCATTGTCAAGTTTCTGTTATCGTATTCTATAGATTGTTGATCAGCTCGTTTGATCTCATTTCTTGTTGTATTTCATTCATGTGCTACTTGAAATTTTTAACGTTTACCTTAGCCTTCTATATAGCTTCCTTTATAGGTAGTTAGCTAAAATTAGTTTCCGTTTTGCCTTTATCGCCTTTCAGTTCGAACCGACTTTCATCGTCCTTACGACGTTGTGATCTACCTCTCAACTCCGCGACCTTTGGTCCGTCGTTTTAATTGCAAGGCTGTACCACTAGGAACATTGAGCATTTCTGTTCAATAAACCTTTACGCTATTGCTTTAATTCGTCGTGTTCGTCCTTAAGGCTGCGCACCGTGTTATTACGTAATTTGCTTGGTTCATGTTCTCCTCGTTCCACCGAGTAAATTTACATTGCCCACTTCCGACTGAAAACTTAAGATTTGTTCATTACTTGATATACGCAGTCACTAGTAAAGGGTTGCCTAGGCCAGTGTCAATTTCAATATACTAGTCGGCTGTCGACCCTTAATACAACATGGATGAGGGGATCCAATAATTAATTTAGGTAAAATGTGGCCGGAAAGACTAAAGGCTGAACCATGTTCCATTGACGACGAACAATATTTCGTAGTACTAGGGCTTCAAAGTCTGGCAAAGACAAACATCTATATAGGGCCACTGATCTTCCATTTTTTTCTAACTAACATGTTGCTTGGAGCCCAAGAAATCCaccaaagcaaaacagtgatgGTAATATAGTCTCACTAGCTCCCACCGTTCGATGTTCCTTGAAGTCTTTGGGTTTTGTAACGGGTTGGTAAAGTTTGAACTGTCGCTAAAgctttaaatttttgttttttgtttgtaggCGGTTGTCATTTAACCAGCTGACGGATCTTCCTGACGGCATTTTTGATAAGATTGCCCAGCTAACAGAACTGTAAGGACCAAATTTATGTTATATAACATTGGGAAACAATTCAAAGCTGTTGTGATGACTTTAAAGAAAGCATATTACTAAACGCCCTCACAGGTTACACTTGCTTATGTATTTCTATATTTAACAAGGTTATTACATGACAAAGAACACAAATTTGACAACTTCAGAAGGGTACTTAAATAATGCTCACCTCTGGCTGACAACTTTAGATTTTTGTATTACTCGATATACCCACTAGTAAAGTGGTAACGGGAAtgtccataacaaaaacaaacggtccaaaagcctgtcggttgatgGTAGGCCTTTAAGGTATAACTATGAGAGGTTAATTTGAAGTGCTATtttatacccatgtaaaccatgtgagcgttagccctactaacagaaatgggcccactcaaggacagagaaaaactctgaccagggtgggaattgaaccagcCAGGTGTTTCGTTTAATTATTTGCCAAAAGATGTTAAAAAGTGCATGGTATTGTTCTTTGCTTCCTGTAACTGCTCATTGCTAGAGGTAGCCTTGTACTCTTTCAAGTGACAGAGAGTTCGTTTCCAATTTATGCTGTGTACTTATATTCAGTAATTCCAGTTATGATTTAAGCATCCATTTGtctttggaaaagtgttcttcTATCACACTTCGAAAGAGTACAAACTACAAAATGCACATCGCCTGGCGGAATACTTCGATTTCTCTACATGATTTACAGTGTAATCATACATTATCAGCGAAACAATCGCGATTTTTCTGTTCataaacattgacgtcacatttctcttGATActgaaatttgccaaccacgaaacaaaagaaGCCATTTCTGGTTTGTTGATAGGCACCTGGAATACAACAAGCTAAAGAAACTGCCTGAAGGTGTCTTTGATAACAATACCCAGCTAGCAACCCTGTAAGTACTTCTTTTATTAATATAATCAAGAAATGCTGAATGAGATAGATGACTACAAGTGTATGACACTTGTagtcacacgttcacacgttcaTAAGTAAAAACGTATATCAGACAACACTGATAATTATTGTAAGCTGTGTTCATTTTGTTGATATAGAGACTATGAGAAAATTTGACGTTTATTGTTActttttgtcaaataaaaatCTTATACGAATACCAACTAAAAGTGATTTTTTCATCACATAGGAAGAGAGATAGTTCTCGTGaagtaatttttgtttgttgttatttttattggtATTCTAAAGGAATGATTGATAAAAGAATAAAGGTTCtgtaaatgaatgaaaaatgcATTTCAATGGAAAGTTTATTTTGGAGCAAATCTCACCATGCCTTAATTACACCAAGACAAAGTTATGAAGACAGAGAAGGATTCCCTTAGTctagcccttgggatatgttaaTTTCAGTAAAGTTGTCTTTAGATGTTACGAAAACTGAAGTCTGTTTCCAGAGACGTCGGCTGATCTTCTTTTATTGTAGGAAATCTTAACTTATAACCTTTCATGTACTGCAAGCCATTGCCCGAATTATCTTTCCGCAATTTGACCTTCGGAGTGGACAATAAACTTATGTATGCAATAGCGTAAGCAAGGAAATTGGTACATATTCGCCCCAAGACCCGGTGTTGTAGATAGACAGGATTTCTCTTGAATCCAATGGTTCCTTGGAGAAAGTATAGATACGACTCTGAGAGTTATACTGAGTATTTAAGAGCCCCAATTGCTCAATTCCAGATAAGTGTCGTCTGACGTCTTGCTTAACAATGCAAAAGTCTCGGGAAACAGACTTTCGAGCTAAGAATAACCGGCGAACACACCTAGTGACTACACTCCCTCTCTCTTGCTTATTTTCTCCTGATCACACTTTTTTCTGAAGTTGCTTATAGGATACACTGGTTGTTTGATGTCTATTCGTAGATGTGTATCTCAATTTATGAACGGGTTACTTCCTCCAAAAATAtcttagtttgtttctctttTGACGGGTGGGTGAAGTACAGAAATAGCATATTTAGATTCAACAGCTTTATTTCATGACCAAGGAAACAAATCTGACAACttcaaaaaacgtttttaacaaaaaaacacaACTTGAATGAATCCCAATAAACTCACACTTAGTGTCAAGCGTGATTTTTTGTGTATGCGTATTTTCAGATTTGAGAAGGTTATTTTACGACAAAGAACACGAATCTGAAAACTTTACATTGTTCATTACTTGATATACCCAGTAGTGAAGGGTTTCCTAGGCCAGTGTCAATTTCAATATGCTAGTCGGCTTTCGACCCTTAATACAACATGGATTAGTGGACCGAATAAGTAATTTATGTAAAATGTGAACGGAAAGACTAAAGGCTGAACCATGATCCATTGACGACGAACACCATTTCGTAATACTAGGGCTTCACGTCTGGAAAAGACAAACGAGTATACAGGGAGAATGATCTGTTATTTTTAACCTACTAACATGTTGCTTGGAGCCCAAGATATCgaccaaagcaaaacagtgatgGTAATATAGTCTCACTAGCTCCCACCGTTCGATGTTCCTTGAAGCCTTTGGGTTTTGCAACGGGTTGGTAAAGTTTGAACTGTCGCTAAAgctttgaatttttgttttttgtttgtaggCGGTTATCAGGAAACCAGCTGACGGATCTTCCTGACGCCATTTTTGATAAGAATGTCCAACTAAGGGAACTGTAAGGACCAAATTTATGTTACATAACAttgggaaaaaaattcaaagctgTTGTGATCACTTTAAAAAGAGCATATTACTAAACGCCCTCACATGTTACACTTCCTCATGTAGTTTTAGATTTAACAAAGTCATTACATGACAAAGAACACAAATCTGACAACTTCAGAAATGTGCTTACATAAAATTCTCAATTTGCCAACCTATGGCTGACAACGTTAGATTTTTGTATTACTCGATATACTCACTAGAAAAGTGTTAACGGGAAATGTATTTGTTTCTGTAGGAAGCCAGGGTGTTTTGTTTAATCATTTGGCAAAAGATGCTAAAAAGCGCCTTCTATCGTTCTTTGCTTCCTGTAACTGCTCATTGCTAGAGGTAGCTTTGTACTTTTTAAAGTGACAGAGAATTCTTTTCCCATTTATGCTGTGTACTTATATTTATTTCCGGTTATGATTTAATCATCCATTTGTCTTTGCAAAAGTGTTCTTCTACCACACTTCGAAAAAGTGCAAGCTTCAACGTGCACATCGCCTGGCGGAATACTTCGACTTATCCACATGATTTACGGTGTAATCATACATTATCAGTTAAACAATCGCGATATATATGTGTATAAACATTGaggtcacatttcttttgatactggaatttgccaaccacggaaaaAGAGAAGCCATTTCTGGTTTGTTGATAGGCACCTGGAATACAACAAGCTAAAGAAACTGCCTGAAGGCTATAATTCCTTTTGTCGATGATAAAGAAAGAGAAATCTGATGTAATGTAAATGTTGTTCAAAGAGACTTAccgcaaaaataaaaatatatcctGGAGTCAAACAAGGGGACTTGTAGACTCATCACAAATCGGGTTCAGGATTACTAGGATTCAATGATCCGCAATTTCGTAGGTATCGTTTTCCAACGCTTCAAATGTATTGTCCATAAACACTTACTAACCGTAATAACAATTGTAATATCAGCGGATTCTAGCAAGGCCCCAAAgctctaaattttcgaaaaCTGATAGTAAAGCATCGAGATTGCCCTTGACATAGCCGTCCTTGGCTTTGTCTGAACGCCACCGGCCATGACGCTTGAACAGCCTATCAGAAAGGCGGGCGTTTGCGGCAGCAGTGGTGCCACCAGACCTAAGACTGTGGAGGCCAAACAAAACTACCTCCCGAGCTCGTGAATAAGAAATGACGGTGCTTCTTAAAGGCCTACCTTCAACCGACAAGCATTGTgagccgtggaacaattttcatatatataAATcctgccaaagctgaaattcatccaatcagatcgctattATAAGCAACGCGAATttacataacaaaaacaaacggtcgaaaagcctgtaggtagaaggtgggcctttaaggtATAGCTCCTCAAAGCGAAAAACCAGCATAAGCTGTAACACAAATAGCAGCAGCACCTAAATCAGACAAACTGGCGTTAACACAAGCAAACTTCTCACAAATTGCCAAAATCATATCAAGAGTGGCAGGCTCTTTTTTCACTACTGGTTTAGAGAGGCTTCTTTGAGCTGATTCCAAAACGCCTTTAACAAGAATAGATTGGCAAGGATTATGAAATACATAGACTGAGATTATGAGTCCAGCGAATGCCATAAAAGCGGCTTCTATAGCCGAAAAAGAGGAATTGCTTTGAATTAATGACTCTAGATAGGTGGCAACAGATTAACAATCAGAGGGAAGAGCATTGACTTCTTTGTAAACAGCAGCCAAAAGTCTAAAAATCTCAAAAGCTCTAGAACAGCGTTCGGTGCTACAATCAGCTCTTGCTCCTAAACAACGCAGTGGTGCACAGCTGGTGAAACGACCAAGCTCCGGATCCCTGAAGTGAGGTGCAAAAGATGACAGGTCTGTGTTCCTtgtaaaagcaaaaataaaaagggGACAAGATAATACACAATGAAAAAACACGCCACCCAAAGTCCCAGTGGACCAAATAAAAGTCCAAGTGGACTATGATATCTCCTAAATAATATAATGATTCGATCTATGTTGTCCCAGTGGACCAGTGACGACACACATACTCTTTTTCATAGTTTTCTATGGAAATCGCACACTCATGAATCATCTTTGTAGGATTAGTAGAAAGCCGCTATTTTCACCGATCGCgttgaaatttggcgtgtttactgacGAGAAATAGTTCCAGTTTCCCTTTAAATTTTGGCTTTCTTGCTTTCATGACCCCTACATGACGGACATTCTAATTCAAGCAATTTGAGCCCGAGCGGAGgcgaaattttcaacttttcaaccGATTTCGGAGCGGTTTTACTAActttttttggccaaaaaaatacaCTACACGCTTCGGgaaggataaagaaaaggattgtggTGCATTTGATGGAATTTCAAgggttaaaatcgctgaaaaggtaagattattttcaaagcgtacaatgaatgagttgccggtCCCCAGGCCCCTTCGTTTTTCCTATATATTTGCAAAGATTCccgggatcgccagggggcaaacaaacCAGTCGATTGCGCTGCTCGAGTTAAAATACGCGATTGGAAACATATAGTAACAAAGTATTTGTAGGATTTAAGCTCGAGTTAAAATTGGGAGATAAGAAACGTTCAATAAGAGGTATTTATAGGATTTCAAGAAATATAAATCGTTCGAGTTTAAGAAGTAGTCATAGGTGGTGCGACAATGACCGTCGATATTCAGAGCGACAGATCAAACTAGTACTGTCTTGAGGTTTTACTCTTATCGAACCAACAAAGAAATGACGGATTGGGAGAAACAGCTtcaaagaacaaacttcaaggCCAACAAGAGCACTAAAATTTACTCTAATCATTTTGCCGGTGGTTACCGTCGTCATACTTGCGAGAAGCCCATTTTCTATATGAAAGGTTATCCAGACGAGGGCAATGATGTGAAGGCTAGAGAAAACGTCGACAcgaaaggaaaacgaaagcaaCATCCAACGCTACATTCCGAGCCTTCATGCATTGAAGCAATGCCGTGATAGCTATCTGGAGGAAATCGGATTAAAGTGCTTCGTCCTCGGGCAATTCCGAATTAAGTTTTCCACTTTCAGTCGAGGATGATTTCACATCGACaatcttaattttattttgagttGTGTATTGTGTTCCATGCTATTAGAATTAGATCGGTTTGAAGAAGGGAATAGTTTCTAATCAGTTTCGATTTTCGTTTCAAAAAACTGTATGTAGAGGACATTCGCTTTTCGGTAGTTTCAGTTGAAGATGGTTTCATTTCCGTTTTCATGGTTGTTGCATTTTCAGAAAAAGCCTTTACAGGTACGTTCTTGATCACAAGTAGCTGATGGTTTGAAGTCAGATCATGTATTAGCCGCGGGTTGAATTGCAGAAGAATTTAGTGAATCTCTCCTATTGACGCTCGGAAGaggtggtttttgttttttcaggaaGAGTTTTCTGTATCACTGCAAGGGGTCAATCCATTTAAAATCCTCTCCCCCATGTTGACGAGAA includes these proteins:
- the LOC137971862 gene encoding uncharacterized protein, with translation MQPAGADAQSMGDTNLANNSYVKSSFSSSFTATGLAIVPVYVQAKGGQPVVETYAFLDSGSNTSFCTESLLEKFNIKGKKTKLTLTTLKGEEDPVECSLVSLQISDLNQQNIVELPEVYSRSRLPIPVDAIADQHDVNRWPYLKGVTIPNIEAEIGLLIGSDVPQALQPREFRPSENGGPFATRTVLGWVLNGPLGRIAPKSSIANFAQVEKTLDQQFRDYCNLEFNDTVYETKMMSQNDRRALDIIEKTVKLENGHYEIALPWKTYPPNLQNNRTIAERRLELLRKRLRKEPVVHKKYKEFMHDLLSKDYARKIESQEIGPLGALWYLPHHPVFNPQKPEKIRVVFDCSAKYCGTSLNDQLLQGPDLTNSLVGVLSRFREEKIALMSDVEAMFHQVRVRPSDCDALRFLWWPDGNLDSQPEEYQMRVHLFGGASSPSCANFALKKTAEENKTDFDVQTVETVMRNVYVDDCLKSVPTDQEAINLADQLRKLLARGGFNLTKWLSNSKKVLQSLPESERAAQVKSLDFDKLPIERALGVQWDVSSDHFGFTIVIKDRPATRRGLLSIISSIYDPLGFVAPFTLNAKLILQDLSHKKFSWDDPIPEDYLRRWQAWLQELPKLEDLKVDRCFKPFNSKEITSSELHHFSDASQQGFGAVTYLRISDRSGAVKCTFVMGKSRLAPIKPVTIPRLELSAAVIATRLDRISRNELTLPVTKSSFWTDNPEIKTDKSVYLLSASTRDPVAEIIERFSSWSRLKKVVAWIVRFKSNLHKLIKSRKSKESPQIKPSGKISPITVTELREAEHAILNYVQYQLFAQEYEGLKSTIPPSTSKHKVLKSSSIHKLDPVLIQGLLRVGGRLKRASIDTDAKHPIILPKDHHVAKLIVLYYHHVSGHSGVEYTLSLIRQRYWIVMPEPLYVECYKSVDCFGPFEVRRGRSKVKRYGVIFTCLALRAVHIEVVSSLDKESFINALRRFIARRGLPEEMRSDNGGNFVKGEKELRNAINCWNQSQIHNYLLQRTVKWTFNPPAGSHHGGVWERCIRTVRKVLKALTKEQVLDDEGLSTLMCEVEAIVNGRPITKLSDDPRDLEPLTPNHLLLLRAGPAVPPGIFSKYGCHNKRRWRQVQYLADVFWRRWVREYLPSLQERQKWNKQQRNFAVDDIVLVLDDNKPRNFWPLGRVLEVYTNSRDGRLSFNQLTDLPDGIFDKIAQLTELRLSGNQLTDLPDAIFDKNVQLREL
- the LOC137971860 gene encoding uncharacterized protein; this encodes MEIQDRQNYALQQLIQQQQQCVMALTLPQPSLQVFSGDPIDYLDFIRAFEHLVESKTSIPSARLYYRVQHTTGPVQELMKSCLSMREDEGYKEARKLLKERYGQNYKIAAAHVKRPVDGPVIKADDGSALQQFSIQLTSCVNTLREIGYISKLDSQDNLKKIIDRLPYSFRVKWRDTVHKVVETEARDVTVADIMKFVIARARAASHPVFGRVAIETKPKQSLPPKGLKKKTQG